In a single window of the Sylvia atricapilla isolate bSylAtr1 chromosome 18, bSylAtr1.pri, whole genome shotgun sequence genome:
- the LOC136369220 gene encoding nucleoside diphosphate kinase-like: MAAIEERTFIAIKPDGVQRGLVGEIIKRFEKKGFKLVAMKLVHASEDLLREHYIDLKDRPFYDGLVQYMHSGPVVAMVWEGLNVIRTGRVMLGETNPFDSKPGTIRGDFCVQVGRNIIHGSDSVESAETEINLWFTPEELVDYRSCAHEWIYD; this comes from the exons ATGGCAGCCATCGAGGAGCGCACCTTCATCGCCATCAAGCCCGACGGGGTCCAGCGGGGGCTGGTGGGGGAGATCATCAAACGCTTCGAGAAGAAAGGATTCAAACTGGTAGCCATGAAATTAGTGCAT GCCTCTGAGGACCTTCTGAGGGAACACTACATCGACCTCAAGGACAGGCCATTCTATGATGGCTTGGTGCAGTACATGCACTCAGGACCTGTTGTAGCCATG gtGTGGGAAGGTCTTAATGTGATTAGGACTGGAAGAGTGATGCTGGGGGAAACCAATCCATTCGATTCCAAGCCTGGCACTATTCGTGGggacttctgtgtccaagttggaag gaaCATCATTCATGGTAGTGATTCTGTTGAAAGTGCTGAGACAGAGATCAATTTATGGTTCACTCCTGAAGAACTGGTTGATTACAGAAGCTGTGCTCATGAGTGGATCTATGATTAA